A stretch of DNA from Calditrichota bacterium:
ACTCCTGCTTTAATACTTTTCCAAGTGGATCAATTACTGCCGAGTCACCGCGGTACTCAATATCCAGCCCATCTTTACCAACCCGGTTCACTCCAATCGCATAAGCCTGGTTTTCTACTGCTCTTGCTTTTAACAATAATCTCCAATGCGATGAACGTCGTTCGGGCCAATTTGCAATAAAAACAATTAAATCAAAATCATTTTTTCCACGCGACCAAACCGGAAAACGTAAATCGTAACAAATAAGGGGCAATATTCTCCAACCCTTAGTTGTATTGATTATTTTATTCTTTCCGGGAGAGTATATATTATGTTCTCCAGCCATTCGAAATAAATGACGTTTGTCATAATGCTCGAATTTACCGTCACTTTTAACCCAATACAAGCGGTTAAAATAAGAATTGTCTTCTTTTATTATCAGGCTTCCAATAAGATCGGTCTTTTTATCCTTTGCTTTATTTATCATCCATTGTAGAGTTTGACCATTGTCGGTCTCTGCCAAATCTTTAGCATTCATGGTAAAGGCGGTTGTAAACATTTCAGGTAAAACAATTAAATCTGTCTCTTCTTTAATGGCATCAATTTTTTCTGAAAAGCTGGCCAAATTCTGTTCCGGATTTTCCCAAACCAGATCCGACTGGATAATAGTTACTTTTAAATCCTGCATAGTTTTTCCGCTGCTAGCTCTAATGTTTCATCCTTTTTTGCAAAACAAAACCGAATTATTTTGTTATCAATTTCATCTTTGTAAAAAACCGATGTCGGGATTGCTGCAATTTTATTTTGAATCGCCATTTTGGTTACAAAACTATAATCATATTCATCGGATATATTTTTGTAGCCCATCAGTTGAAAATATGTCCCATAACAAGGAAGTGGCTCAAACCGGGAGTTTTCCATCAAACCCAAAAATAAATTACGCTTCTTTTGATAAAATTCTGCCAGCTCCAAATAATGATCTTTTTCTAACAAGAATTCGGCATAAGCAAATTGCGCCGGAGTGTTAACAGAAAATGTAATAAACTGATGTATTTTTTGAAATTCCTTCATCAAATTTTTTGGGGCAAGGCAATAACCAACTTTCCATCCGGTAGCATGAAATGTTTTACCAAAAGAGCTGATCACAAAACTACGAGCTTTTAGTTCAGGATATTTTGCCAAACTGTGGTGATCCATTCCATCAAAAATAATATGCTCATAAACTTCATCACTGATTAAAATTATTGATGTGTCTTTTACAATTTTAGAAAGCTGATCAATATCTTTTTGCGATAGAACTGCACCTGTAGGATTATGAGGCGAATTTAAAATTATGGCTCGGGTTTTTTCTGAAACAGCATTTTTCACCTCTTGCCAGTCAATATGGAAATCAGGCATTTTAAGAGGAATTGTAATCGGTTTTCCACCGCTATATTCAACCATTGGAATATAAGCATCGTACCATGGTTCAAATATTATCACTTCATCACCAGGATGTGTGGTTGCAGTGATCGCAGCATAAAGCGCTTCTGTTGCTCCCGCCGTAATTGTTATTTCTGTTTCAGGATCATATTGTGTCCCATATAAAGTCTCAACCTTTTCAACTATCCTTTCTCTAAAAACCGGGACTCCTGCCATGGGTGCGTATTGGTTATGCCCTTCTTTTGCATGTTTATATAAAAGCTCAACCAGCTTGGGGTGGCAGGGAAAATCGGGGAAACCTTGTGAAAGATTGATTGCGTTTTCCCGTATTGCCAAATTTGACATTACAGCAAAAATAGATTGTTTAAGATTAGGCTGTTTTGAAATAAGTAGTTGCTGTGGTTTAAGTGACACAATATTTCCAATTGATTTTAAGGGTTTGAAATTAACAATATGTTAATAAAATCGCTAATTATCCTTTTATTAAAATAAAACTTGAACATAAACAATTAAGAAAATGGAACTATAAACCAGATTTTTTTAGTTATTTAAATTAACCCATATTGATGTTTGATTTAAGGAAAACTTAATGGATGAAATAAATAATGAAGTTACTCTTCTTCGAAGTATCATTGAATCTGCGCCTACTGCAATGATTGTAATCGATGAAAATGGAATTATTACTTTGACAAATAAGCAAACTGAAAACTATTTCGGCTATTCACGAGGAGAATTGATCGGTAATCAATTTGAAATACTTATGCCTGAAAAATTCAGGAAAAATCATGCGGTTTTAAGAAAAGGTTTTCTGGATAATCCTGAAACCCGTGCAATGGGAGTAGGACGTGATCTTTATGCAATTAGAAAGGATAGTAGCCTTTTCCCTGTGGAAATAGGGCTTAATCCAATTAATACACAAAACGGGATGGTTGTGTTAGCTACAATTCTTGATATTACTAAAAGAAAAGCTGATGAACATGAACGTGAAAAACTGATTATTGAACTAGAAGATGCACTGGCAAAGATCAAAACACTAAAAGGCTTAATTCCAATCTGTTCGAACTGTAAGAAAATTCGGGATGATAAAGGTTTCTGGAATCAAATTGAAGAATATATTACAAAACATTCTGAAGCTATGTTCAGCCACGGTATTTGTCCGGACTGCACAACTGATCTTTATGGTGACTTAGATGATATTTAGTTTTTTTTCCCCTGCAAATAAGCCATATTAAAAGCCAGGAAATACAAGAACATCCAAAATCCTGATATTCCTCTTAGTTTATCATACCCCAAATCAAAATCTACCCAACCGGCGTTTGAATCAAATGACAATGTATATGCAAAATTTAAAAACGCATATAAAGCAAAAAATAACAATGAAAATTTAAAAGTTGGGGTTAGTTTTTGAAGATATTGCATTATATGAAAATCTTTATTCTCGCCGGATAAATCTTTAAAAGTATTACTGACATACAACCATGAAGCAAACATCCCAACAGTTAAAATAATAGTAACTATTGTAGATGGAAAATATATCGTAAATAGAATGAGAACGTGAAGAACCAAACTTATGATGAATGAAATTAAAAAAACAGGTTGGATACTTTTCATATAAGATTAATTATTGATAATCAGTTAGTTTAAACAGCCTTGGTCTCTCCTGGCTGACCCGATTCCATTGGATATTGTTTTTGATGCCATTCAATTATTCCATCTCTCAGGTTCAATAAGTTTTCATATCCCATAGAATAAAGTTGGAAAAGGAGGCTGGCGCTTCTGGAACCAGAACGGCAATACACCACAACCGGGTTTTCTTTAGGAAACTCCTGAAAGCGGGCGTTCATTTCACTCATAGGGATTAGCTTAGAACCAGGTATACGAACCTGCAAAAACTCATTGTATTCGCGGACATCTACAAATTCAGTCCCATTGTCAAATTCTTCTTTAGCCTGATCGGCGTTGATATTTTTAATCATCAATTCTCTTATTTTATATTAATAAATGGTAAAGTTTTTAAGATGAACGAAAAAATATATGGTTACATTTCATTTAAATAAAAAAACCTCCCGGGTTATTAATCCCGGAAGGTTGATTTATTAATTTAGGTTGGCTCTATAGTTCTTTTACTGCTTTAACTATTTCAGTAACCATTCCTTTGGCATCACCAAAGAGCATCATGGTTTTATCATCATAAAATAGTTCATTATCTTCACCTGCAAAACCAGTTGAAAGGCTACGTTTCACAATCATAACATGCTGTGCCTGATCACAATTCAAAATAGGCATTCCATATAATGCACTGCTTTTCTCGGTTCGTGCAGCAGGGTTTATCACGTCATTTGCGCCAATAACCAAGGCAACTGATGTTTCCTGGAAATCATCATTGATCATATCCATTTCAATCAGTTTTTCATAGGAAACGTTTGCTTCTGCAAGAAGAACGTTCATATGGCCAGGCATACGTCCTGCAACCGGGTGAATGGCATAGCGTACGTTGATTCCTTTTTCTTCCAACATGGCTGCCAGCTCTTCAAGCACATGCTGAGCCTGGGCAACAGCAAGCCCATATCCTGGAACGATAATTACAGATTCAGCATTATCAAAAATCATAGCTGCATCTTCAGCTGTATAATTTGTTACGGATCTTTTTTCACCCGAAGCGGCAGTACCACTTTCTACACCTACTGCAGCAAATAATACATTGGCCAGTGAACGGTTCATAGCAACACACATAATGTTGGTCAATATAAGCCCGGATGCCCCAACCAACGCACCGGCAATAATCAAAACATTATTCGATAAAACAAATCCCGTTGCACAAGCAGCAAGGCCTGAATATGAGTTTAACAGAGAAATAACAACCGGCATATCAGCACCGCCGATTGGAATTACAGATGTAACCCCTAAAACAATCGCAATACCCAGAATGATTAAAAGATACATTTCAATTGTTGTATCCATTGCAAAAACAACACCTATACCTGCAACAACAACAAGAAGAAAACCATTAAAAACAGTTTGTCCTTTAAATACAATAGGGGCACTGGTCATAACACCTTTTAATTTTGCCCAGGCTATCAGGCTGCCTGTAAATGTAACAGTACCTATTAGCAAACTAAGAATCATTGATATAACAATATCAGTTGTACCAATATTACCCGCTTGATTTACATACTCAGAGTAAGCAACAAACGTTGAAGCGATACCACCAAAACCATTAAACAATGCAACCATTTCCGGCATTCCTGTCATTTCAACTCTTCTGGCTGCAATTGCTCCTATTGTGCCTCCAATTACGACACCAATAATTATATAGGTATAATCCAAAATACCCTGATCGATCAAGGTAATAACGATTGCCAAAAGCATACCAACAAGCGAATAGACATTTCCTTTACGGGCGGTTTTTGGCGAGCTTAATTTTTTTAGGCCCAGTATAAACAATACAGAGGCAATCAGATAAACAACATTCGTAATCGTTTCCATTATTTAGCCTCCTGCTTTTTATCTTTTTTAAACATGCCCAGCATACGGTCCGTAACCATATAGCCGCCGACAACATTTATTGTAGCAGAAATAACAGCCAACATGCCAAGTATTGTTGCCAGTTGGGAATGTCCCATCCCGGTGCTTAAAATTGCCCCAACAATTGTTATTCCAGAAATTGCGTTTGATCCGGACATAAGCGGTGTGTGAAGCAATGGTGGGACTTTGGTGATGACTTCAAAGCCAATAAAAATGGCCAAGACAAATATATAAATCGATATAAGAATCATTTCATTCATAGTTTTTTCCTCGTTTTATTTGAGACAACTCAGTCGACCTTCAAGGTTTACCATTTACCCTGGAAGGTTCCTGTTAGCCTACAATTCCTGCAACAAGTTTATTAACAATTTCACCATCTTTTACAACACATGCCCCTTTGGTGATTTCATCTTCCCAATCGATAGGATCATCTTTAAAAATGAGGTGAAATAAATTTGTAATATTTTTTGAATACATCTGGCTGGCATGAACAGGAATTTCGGCAGGAAGATTTAAAACACCATGAATAATAACACCATGTTTTTCAATTTTACCTTTTTCGGTCAATTCTGTATTTCCACCATTTTCTGTTGCAAGATCGATAATGACTGATCCCGGATGCATCATTTTTATCATTTCTTCGGTGATAAGAATAGGTGATGCTTTGCCAAAAATTTGAGCAGTAGTAATTACAATATCCACTTTGTTTAAATTTTTAGCTATTGCCTCTTGCTCTTTTTTCAAAAACTCATCAGACATTTCTTTTGCATATCCGCCTTCAGTTTCAGCGTCTTCAGGCATTTCCATTTCAACAAATTTTGCGCCTAAGCTTTCAACCTGCTCTTTAACTGCAAGCCGAGGATCAAATGCTGAGACTCTTGCGCCAAGACGTTTTGCTGTGGCGATTGCCTGCAAACCAGCTACTCCTGCACCTAAAACCAGTACATTTGAAGGAGGAACCGTACCGGCAGCAGTCATCATCAATGGAAACATTTTTCCAAGATAATCCGCAGCCATAATAACAGCCTTATAACCGGCAACTGTTGCCATAGAGCTTAAAGCATCCATACTTTGAGCCCTGGTAATGCGTGGAACAAATCCCATATCAAAAGCCGTGGTTTTAGTTCCACTTAGCTTTTTTATACCTTCGGGATTAACTGTTGGAGATAAAAATGAGATGAGATAAGCACCTTCTTTTAATAACTCCGATTCATGCTTGCCCAATTCTGGGTGCATAATAGGTGACTGAATTTTTAAAACTATATCCGCTTTGGAATATAAGTCACCCGCATTAACAATTTGTGCTCCTTGATCAATATATTGTTGATCACTAAAACCGGCCGCTTTCCCTGCTTCTTTTTCCACAAGAACCTCATGGTTCAATTTTGTGATTACATTAAGCATGTTGGGAATTACTGAAACCCGTGTTTCACTGGGGGCAATTTCCTTTGGAATTCCTACTTTCACATGGCCTCCCTATATTTAGGATTGGTAAGTGTAGTTAAGACAAAAATAGATTACCTCGTAATTTACAAAATAGAAATCAAATTGTCCAAGGACGAATCAAGTTTTTCCAATTTCTTAAAAAAAATAAAGTGTTTTGTACGATTTAGTACGTTTTTTTAAAGACTATCTGGTACACTTTATAATTTCTAATATTTTGTTAAACGTGTTAAACCTTTAAAAAACATAACGATAGTATCGCGATTATACTTTTGGCATAGTAGTTGAAAATTCAAATACAAATAATTAACTGGAAAGGATTAAGCATGAAGCTATTAAAAAATATTTTATTTGCCATTTTTATCAGTTTATTTTTCGCAGGAAATGCCAACAGTCAAATCATTGTTACAAAAAAACCAAACAAGCCAAAAGTGTTAGTGGTAAAAACAAAACAGCCCGGCTCCAATTATGTTTGGATAAATGGCCATTGGAAAGTCCATAAAAATAAATATGTGTGGAAAAAAGGGCATTGGGTTAAAGCCAGAAAACATCATGTATGGATACCCGGCCATTGGAAAGAAGTCCGAAAAGGCTGGAAGTGGATTCCCGGGCATTGGAAGAATTTAGGTCGTAAACAAAAACGATAACTCCAAGTTTGTCCCAGTTTCAATTATCGTCTTCTTCCATTATGGTTGGAGGCGATTTTTTATTTTCTCTTCCTGAAAGTCCATTAGCTTTGTTTATTTCTTTAGTGATTTTCTTTGCAAGGTAAACCGTTCACCAAGTTTTGTATATTCCGCTCCGGCCAACCTGCCTATGGGATTTAAAAGATCTGTCTTAATACGACCATTTTCTAAAAGGGCATCCTTAATATGAAACATAACAATTTCACCAATAACAAGAAAACCGCCGCCTGCTTTAGCCTCGCCAATTTCAATAACTTGTAATTTTTTACATTCAAATGAGATTGGTGATTCATTCACCAAAGGTGCTTTAACTATTTTTGCACCGATTGCCGTTAAACCCGATTTCTGAAATTCATCAACATCCGGCGGGAATTCGGTAGCCGTTTCATTCATTTGCTCGACGATACTTTCATTTACAATATTAATAACAAATTCACCCGTAGACTCAATATTTTTTAAAGTGTCTTTTGCTTCACCATCTGTCCCGCGGCGAGTAGGTGAAAAACAAACTGTAGGCGGCTCAGATGTGATTCCTGTAAAAAAGGAAAATGGCGCCAGATTGTGTATTCCATCATGTGAGACAGTTGAAACAAATGCTATTGGCCGTGGCAAAATACTGCCAATCATAAGTTTATAATTTTCTTTGAAAGTTTGTTTTTTAGGATCGATTAGCATATCTCTGGGGCCCTTCTTTTTAATTTAATTTGGAATGCTGGAGAACAGGAATGATGAAAATGGACAATATTTCAATAATCCAATATTCCATGTTTTTCTATTCATTCCAGCTGTAAGGATAGTTTGCATCATCTACATCATCAGCTTCAGAGGCAACATGGATAGGCCCAAATGTATCCAGCATAACAGCATATTCAAATGTTTCTTTGGCACCAATAGAACCTTCATATTTTCCCGGCTGCGGCCCATGGGGCAATCCAGAAGGATGAATTGTAACAGATCCATCAGCAACACCTTTACGGCTCATAAAATCTCCCTCTACATAATAAAGAATTTCATCGCTATCTACATTGCTGTGCGCATAAGGCGCAGGGATTGCTAAATCATGATAATCAAATAAACGTGGACAGAATGAACAAATTACAAAACCAGGACCGGCAAATGTTTGATGAACCGGTGGCGGCATATGCACTTTTCCGGTGATTGGCATAAAGTCTTTTATATTAAAAATCCAAGGATAGTAATAGCCGTCCCAGCCAACAATATCAAAAGGATGGTGTGCCAAAGTATATTCCTGAAGACCTCTAAAACTGCGAACAAGGATATTGAAATCGCCCTGTTCATCAATGGCATCCACAAATTCCGGCACGCGGATATCACGTTCACAAAAAGGTGCGTGTTCTAAAAGCTGGCCATGTTTATTTAAATAATTTTTTGGCGGTGTAATCTCCCCAAATGCTTCCATAATTAAATAACGCGTCTCTTTAGATTGGTGAACCAGTTTATACAGCGTACCACCGGGAATAACAATATAATCGCCTTCGCCAAATGCAAGATTACCAAACTGGCTTTCCAAAACACCCTTGCCTTTATGGACAAAAATCAGCTCGTACGCATGGGCATTGCGGTAGAAAAAATCTCCTTGTTCGCTTGGCATAGCTGTAGACATAATTACATCTTTATTATAAGCCAGGATTCGTCTTCCGGTAACCCAATTGCCTTTTGCGCCAAATTTAAAAGTTTCCAAATGGCGGTGACGATGTACTTCAGAGGTTTCTTTCCATTCAACCGGTTTTAATGAGCCAACTGACTTTACTTTTGTCGGTGGATGAATGTGATAAACATTTGATGAAACATCCGAAAAGCCTTCACGACCCATCAACTCTTCATAAGTTAGTTTTCCATTTACATGGTGTTGAATATGTCTTTTGGAAGGAATACTTCCACGCTGAACATAAAATGGCATATTTTTTTCCTATTCAAATTTGTATGCTGAAAAGTTGATTTATAAAACACCTGTTATATTTATCATCGTAGAGGTCACAGAGGTTAAAATAGTGAAAAATATCTCCGCGTACTCTGCGCCTACGTGTTAAATATCAACCAAAACTACTTTATAAAATGAATTAGCTTACCCAGTTTTTCAATTTCCAATTCTATTTTATCACCCGGTTGTAACCAGCCCTCTGTATTCTCCGGACGCAGTTCTAAAATACACCCTGTTCCAACTGTGCCAGACCCGATTACATCACCTGGGTATAAAGTTACATCTTCCGAAGCCCTGGCAATCATTTCTGGAAAACTATAATAGATATCCGAAAAATTTCCATTTGAAATTTGTTTTTCATTTTTCCTGGCCGTCATCCTTAATTCATAAGCATTATTCTTAACCAGACCATCTAAGTCATCCAATGTTACCAGATACGGCCCAAGACCGCTTGCAAAGTCTTTTGATTTGGCCGGCCCCAAACCTACTTTCATTTCTTTGCGCTGTACATCACGAGCTGAAAAGTCATTTAAGATGGTATAACCAGCAATATGTTGATTCGCCTTTTCGACAGAAATATTTTTTCCTTCTTTCCCAATAATACAGGCCACTTCCAATTCCAAATCCAGTTCATCTGTATAAAGAGGTTTTTTTAATTCTGCTTTGTGCCCAATAAAAACATTTGGATTAGAAAAATAGAAAACTGGGATTTCGTACCATTCATCAATGACATCCAAACCACGTAAACCACGTGCTGTTTTTACATGCTGCAAAAAAGCATAAAAGTCACGGAATGTGCATTTCTCAGTAGTAGGCGGATGAAAAATTATTTCATCTTCATTTAAAGTTATGTCTTTAATTTGTTGCTTTGGTGTTGATTTTAATTTGGCTTCCATTTCCTTAAGACGTGAATATGCAACCAGCCAATTTTGGAGTGCGACATCCATGGAAGATGTTATGTCATTTCCCAGAGACGAAATATCCAAATGGCAATTATCAACAATCATTCCCAACCGCTTGGATTTCTCACTATTTGTTGAATAAGAAAAGAGTTTCATAATACTTACTATGTAGTGACAGGACATTGTCCTGTCATATTTTTTCCAGATAAAATAATATTAAAATAAACTGTGTTAAATGGCTGTACATTTAAAAATTACAAATTACCGCGCCGTTCCTGTTCCCGTTCTATGGATTCGAATAATGCTTTAAAATTTCCTTTCCCAAACCCGGTACAACCCTTACGCTGGATTATTTCATAAAACAATGTTGGTCTGTCCTGAACGGGTTTTGTAAATAGTTGCAGCAAATAGCCAAACTGGTCACGATCTACCAGGACACCCAATTCGGCCAGCTCAGATATATCTTCATCAATTTCACCAACCCGGTCCGGTAGCTCTTCATAATAGGTCATGGGAACATCTAAAAATTCCACACCATTTTCTTTTAATTTGCCAACGGTTGTAACAATATCACTTGTATCCAGGGCAATGTGTTGTATACCTGGCCCGGAATAATATTCAACAAATTCTTCAATCTGAGATTTGCGCAATCCTGCTGCCGGACGATTTATTGGCATTTTAATTCGCTCGTTGTCATTGGCAACAACTATGGAACGAAGCGAGGTATAGTCCGTGGCAACATCTTTATCATCAACAGTCCAAAAACGCTTCCAACCAAATACATCTTCATACCAGCTCGCCACTTTTTGCATTTGATCTTCAGGTTGATTGCCCACAAAATGATCCACAAAATTTAATCCAATTGGCTCGACTTTTATAAGCGATTCCCTGGCCTCAAAACCCGGTAGAAATGGCCCGGAGTAATTATCACGCTGCACAAAGCTATGGACAGTATC
This window harbors:
- a CDS encoding NAD(P) transhydrogenase subunit alpha — translated: MNEMILISIYIFVLAIFIGFEVITKVPPLLHTPLMSGSNAISGITIVGAILSTGMGHSQLATILGMLAVISATINVVGGYMVTDRMLGMFKKDKKQEAK
- a CDS encoding flavin reductase family protein → MLIDPKKQTFKENYKLMIGSILPRPIAFVSTVSHDGIHNLAPFSFFTGITSEPPTVCFSPTRRGTDGEAKDTLKNIESTGEFVINIVNESIVEQMNETATEFPPDVDEFQKSGLTAIGAKIVKAPLVNESPISFECKKLQVIEIGEAKAGGGFLVIGEIVMFHIKDALLENGRIKTDLLNPIGRLAGAEYTKLGERFTLQRKSLKK
- a CDS encoding amidohydrolase, which gives rise to MQDLKVTIIQSDLVWENPEQNLASFSEKIDAIKEETDLIVLPEMFTTAFTMNAKDLAETDNGQTLQWMINKAKDKKTDLIGSLIIKEDNSYFNRLYWVKSDGKFEHYDKRHLFRMAGEHNIYSPGKNKIINTTKGWRILPLICYDLRFPVWSRGKNDFDLIVFIANWPERRSSHWRLLLKARAVENQAYAIGVNRVGKDGLDIEYRGDSAVIDPLGKVLKQESHIEFIHTETLPWKKLDDYRNKFPVWKDADSFKIDE
- a CDS encoding rhodanese-like domain-containing protein — translated: MIKNINADQAKEEFDNGTEFVDVREYNEFLQVRIPGSKLIPMSEMNARFQEFPKENPVVVYCRSGSRSASLLFQLYSMGYENLLNLRDGIIEWHQKQYPMESGQPGETKAV
- a CDS encoding BcpO-related WXXGXW repeat protein — translated: MKLLKNILFAIFISLFFAGNANSQIIVTKKPNKPKVLVVKTKQPGSNYVWINGHWKVHKNKYVWKKGHWVKARKHHVWIPGHWKEVRKGWKWIPGHWKNLGRKQKR
- a CDS encoding homogentisate 1,2-dioxygenase; translated protein: MPFYVQRGSIPSKRHIQHHVNGKLTYEELMGREGFSDVSSNVYHIHPPTKVKSVGSLKPVEWKETSEVHRHRHLETFKFGAKGNWVTGRRILAYNKDVIMSTAMPSEQGDFFYRNAHAYELIFVHKGKGVLESQFGNLAFGEGDYIVIPGGTLYKLVHQSKETRYLIMEAFGEITPPKNYLNKHGQLLEHAPFCERDIRVPEFVDAIDEQGDFNILVRSFRGLQEYTLAHHPFDIVGWDGYYYPWIFNIKDFMPITGKVHMPPPVHQTFAGPGFVICSFCPRLFDYHDLAIPAPYAHSNVDSDEILYYVEGDFMSRKGVADGSVTIHPSGLPHGPQPGKYEGSIGAKETFEYAVMLDTFGPIHVASEADDVDDANYPYSWNE
- the hppD gene encoding 4-hydroxyphenylpyruvate dioxygenase; this encodes MDQSFEFMGTDHIHLIVGNAKQSAHFYQTQFGFKLIAYSGLETGNREKASYVLQQNKIRLVVSSPYKADSDLNKHLALHGDGVKDVAFWTDNAEAAWKHVTEKGAKSVLEPTILKDDFGEVIMATIQTYGDTVHSFVQRDNYSGPFLPGFEARESLIKVEPIGLNFVDHFVGNQPEDQMQKVASWYEDVFGWKRFWTVDDKDVATDYTSLRSIVVANDNERIKMPINRPAAGLRKSQIEEFVEYYSGPGIQHIALDTSDIVTTVGKLKENGVEFLDVPMTYYEELPDRVGEIDEDISELAELGVLVDRDQFGYLLQLFTKPVQDRPTLFYEIIQRKGCTGFGKGNFKALFESIEREQERRGNL
- a CDS encoding methionine aminotransferase: MSLKPQQLLISKQPNLKQSIFAVMSNLAIRENAINLSQGFPDFPCHPKLVELLYKHAKEGHNQYAPMAGVPVFRERIVEKVETLYGTQYDPETEITITAGATEALYAAITATTHPGDEVIIFEPWYDAYIPMVEYSGGKPITIPLKMPDFHIDWQEVKNAVSEKTRAIILNSPHNPTGAVLSQKDIDQLSKIVKDTSIILISDEVYEHIIFDGMDHHSLAKYPELKARSFVISSFGKTFHATGWKVGYCLAPKNLMKEFQKIHQFITFSVNTPAQFAYAEFLLEKDHYLELAEFYQKKRNLFLGLMENSRFEPLPCYGTYFQLMGYKNISDEYDYSFVTKMAIQNKIAAIPTSVFYKDEIDNKIIRFCFAKKDETLELAAEKLCRI
- a CDS encoding Re/Si-specific NAD(P)(+) transhydrogenase subunit alpha, whose translation is MKVGIPKEIAPSETRVSVIPNMLNVITKLNHEVLVEKEAGKAAGFSDQQYIDQGAQIVNAGDLYSKADIVLKIQSPIMHPELGKHESELLKEGAYLISFLSPTVNPEGIKKLSGTKTTAFDMGFVPRITRAQSMDALSSMATVAGYKAVIMAADYLGKMFPLMMTAAGTVPPSNVLVLGAGVAGLQAIATAKRLGARVSAFDPRLAVKEQVESLGAKFVEMEMPEDAETEGGYAKEMSDEFLKKEQEAIAKNLNKVDIVITTAQIFGKASPILITEEMIKMMHPGSVIIDLATENGGNTELTEKGKIEKHGVIIHGVLNLPAEIPVHASQMYSKNITNLFHLIFKDDPIDWEDEITKGACVVKDGEIVNKLVAGIVG
- a CDS encoding NAD(P)(+) transhydrogenase (Re/Si-specific) subunit beta — translated: METITNVVYLIASVLFILGLKKLSSPKTARKGNVYSLVGMLLAIVITLIDQGILDYTYIIIGVVIGGTIGAIAARRVEMTGMPEMVALFNGFGGIASTFVAYSEYVNQAGNIGTTDIVISMILSLLIGTVTFTGSLIAWAKLKGVMTSAPIVFKGQTVFNGFLLVVVAGIGVVFAMDTTIEMYLLIILGIAIVLGVTSVIPIGGADMPVVISLLNSYSGLAACATGFVLSNNVLIIAGALVGASGLILTNIMCVAMNRSLANVLFAAVGVESGTAASGEKRSVTNYTAEDAAMIFDNAESVIIVPGYGLAVAQAQHVLEELAAMLEEKGINVRYAIHPVAGRMPGHMNVLLAEANVSYEKLIEMDMINDDFQETSVALVIGANDVINPAARTEKSSALYGMPILNCDQAQHVMIVKRSLSTGFAGEDNELFYDDKTMMLFGDAKGMVTEIVKAVKEL
- a CDS encoding PAS domain S-box protein, translated to MDEINNEVTLLRSIIESAPTAMIVIDENGIITLTNKQTENYFGYSRGELIGNQFEILMPEKFRKNHAVLRKGFLDNPETRAMGVGRDLYAIRKDSSLFPVEIGLNPINTQNGMVVLATILDITKRKADEHEREKLIIELEDALAKIKTLKGLIPICSNCKKIRDDKGFWNQIEEYITKHSEAMFSHGICPDCTTDLYGDLDDI
- a CDS encoding fumarylacetoacetate hydrolase family protein codes for the protein MKLFSYSTNSEKSKRLGMIVDNCHLDISSLGNDITSSMDVALQNWLVAYSRLKEMEAKLKSTPKQQIKDITLNEDEIIFHPPTTEKCTFRDFYAFLQHVKTARGLRGLDVIDEWYEIPVFYFSNPNVFIGHKAELKKPLYTDELDLELEVACIIGKEGKNISVEKANQHIAGYTILNDFSARDVQRKEMKVGLGPAKSKDFASGLGPYLVTLDDLDGLVKNNAYELRMTARKNEKQISNGNFSDIYYSFPEMIARASEDVTLYPGDVIGSGTVGTGCILELRPENTEGWLQPGDKIELEIEKLGKLIHFIK